From one Armatimonadota bacterium genomic stretch:
- a CDS encoding MmgE/PrpD family protein — protein sequence MTQAEQLAAFVVATSYQDLSAEAVRQLKIRVLDALGCAIGALDGEPVRLVRAYVEEFAGAPRCTLIGGGAAAPDRASLYNSALVRYLDFNDSYVAPGETCHPSDNLGAVLAAAEYAGGDGRSLLTALAVAYQVQCRLCDVAPVRARGFDHTTQGSYAVAAGVSRALGLDAQRTANALAISGTAFNALRVTRTGPLSHWKGLAYPNTAASCTHATFLAACGITGPPLVFEGNKGFMESIAGRFTIDWSREDLERVRRTSVKKYNAEFHSQSTLEAVLELRTEHRIRAQEVERVEIDTFDVAYHIIGGGEEGDKTVVRTKEEADHSLHYMTAVALLDGQVLPEQYTPQRIHSGDVQTLLRKVSVRPVEEFSRQFPARMPCRVRIVLGDGRILVREKEDYEGFWTRPMGWEGVVAKFDRLAAPYADAGLRREIAEAVEHLEGITVADLMRLLAQVRRPE from the coding sequence ATGACCCAGGCCGAACAGCTTGCTGCCTTTGTCGTCGCCACCTCCTACCAGGACCTCTCCGCCGAGGCGGTGCGGCAGTTGAAGATCCGCGTGCTGGACGCGCTGGGCTGCGCCATCGGCGCGCTGGACGGCGAACCGGTGCGGCTGGTGCGGGCCTACGTGGAGGAGTTTGCCGGGGCCCCCCGGTGCACGCTCATCGGGGGCGGGGCGGCTGCGCCGGACCGGGCCAGCCTTTACAACAGCGCTCTGGTGCGCTACCTGGACTTCAACGACAGCTACGTCGCTCCAGGCGAGACTTGCCATCCCAGCGACAACCTGGGGGCGGTGCTGGCCGCCGCCGAGTATGCCGGTGGCGACGGACGCAGCCTGCTCACTGCCCTGGCCGTGGCCTACCAGGTGCAGTGCCGCCTATGTGATGTGGCCCCGGTGCGGGCCAGGGGCTTCGACCACACCACCCAGGGCTCCTATGCCGTGGCGGCCGGCGTCTCCCGGGCCCTGGGGCTGGATGCGCAGCGCACCGCCAACGCCCTGGCCATCAGCGGGACCGCCTTCAACGCGTTGCGGGTCACCCGCACCGGGCCGCTCTCCCACTGGAAGGGCCTGGCTTATCCCAACACCGCCGCCTCCTGCACCCACGCCACCTTCCTGGCAGCGTGCGGGATCACCGGTCCGCCCCTGGTCTTCGAGGGCAACAAGGGCTTCATGGAGTCCATCGCCGGTCGATTCACCATCGACTGGTCCCGGGAGGACCTGGAGCGGGTGAGGCGGACCAGCGTGAAAAAGTACAATGCGGAGTTCCACTCGCAGTCCACGCTGGAGGCGGTTCTGGAGCTGCGGACCGAGCACCGAATCCGAGCGCAGGAAGTGGAGCGCGTGGAAATCGACACCTTCGACGTCGCCTACCACATCATTGGCGGCGGGGAGGAGGGGGACAAGACGGTGGTCCGCACCAAGGAGGAGGCAGACCACAGCCTGCACTACATGACCGCAGTGGCCCTGCTGGACGGGCAGGTCCTTCCCGAGCAATACACGCCACAGCGCATCCACAGCGGCGACGTGCAGACGCTGCTGCGGAAAGTCTCGGTGCGGCCGGTGGAGGAGTTCAGCCGGCAGTTCCCGGCGCGCATGCCCTGCCGCGTTCGCATCGTCCTGGGCGATGGGCGAATACTGGTCCGGGAGAAAGAAGACTACGAAGGGTTCTGGACCCGGCCGATGGGCTGGGAAGGAGTTGTGGCCAAGTTCGACCGCCTGGCCGCTCCCTATGCGGATGCCGGTCTGCGGCGGGAGATCGCTGAGGCGGTGGAGCACCTGGAAGGAATCACCGTGGCCGACCTAATGCGCCTGCTGGCACAGGTCCGCCGGCCGGAGTGA
- a CDS encoding copper-translocating P-type ATPase, whose product MQDSSPHHGHHSGRDRELVSPGTPPASGQPAPGIAGGHHHRYGAGVPCTCGRECLSCQEANLSVTCGCGFEAKQFEYGLDRRLASHAHHAAGHGLGEAHDHQAMMADPRFARFMEADMRRRFLWSLLLTVPAVLYSPLGANFLRVSLPRPIPANWILFFLTTPVVFWVGSVFLAGAFRSLRKRTLNMSVLISVGVLAAYLFSVLITLLRAGETFYEAAAMLVTFVLFGHWMEMRSRRGTSEALRALFSLVPPRARVVRDGAVAEIPTSEIKVGDLVELRPGDRVPVDGIVTEGETAVDEALVTGESIPVPKGPGNPVIAGTINQSGSVRFRATKVGDQTALAQIVRLVEEAQASKAPGQRLADRWAQYLVILAVGAGMATFGFWYGWMREPVLLALTFAISAVVIACPDALGLATPTAVAVGTGLGASHNILIKNAATLEQVSRITAIVLDKTGTLTEGRPRITQVVGANGVSADEVVRLSAAAEARSGHPLSRAVLEEAERRHIEVDQAITDFENLAGHGVRATVGDREVLVGTARLMRQRNVDLRPLESDLQRLLGEGQTLMIVAVDGRAVGVVAAADPVRPTSRRAVLELKRLGIEVAMITGDNLPTAEAVARQLGIARVFAEVLPEQKAQYVKRLQQEGRFVAMVGDGVNDAPALAQADIGMAIGAGTDVAIETADVVLMRSDPADVLRAIFLSRATVGKMRQNLFWASAYNILAIPVAAGLLYPRFGIMLRPEWAALLMSASSVIVATNAVMLKRVGRRLQEM is encoded by the coding sequence ATGCAGGACAGTTCGCCACATCATGGACATCACTCCGGCCGCGACCGTGAGCTGGTCTCCCCCGGCACGCCGCCGGCTTCCGGCCAGCCAGCTCCTGGGATCGCTGGGGGCCACCATCACCGCTACGGGGCCGGCGTCCCATGCACCTGTGGCCGGGAGTGCCTCTCCTGTCAGGAGGCGAACCTGAGTGTAACCTGCGGGTGCGGGTTCGAGGCCAAGCAGTTCGAGTACGGGCTCGACCGCCGGCTGGCGAGCCACGCTCACCACGCCGCGGGCCACGGCCTGGGGGAGGCTCACGACCACCAGGCGATGATGGCCGATCCCCGCTTTGCCCGCTTCATGGAGGCGGACATGCGCCGCCGCTTCCTCTGGTCGCTCCTGCTGACGGTCCCGGCCGTCCTCTACTCACCCCTGGGGGCCAACTTCCTGAGGGTCAGCCTGCCCCGGCCCATCCCGGCTAACTGGATTCTCTTCTTCCTCACCACCCCCGTGGTTTTCTGGGTGGGCTCTGTCTTCCTGGCCGGCGCCTTCCGCTCGCTGCGGAAGAGGACCCTGAACATGTCGGTGCTGATCAGCGTGGGTGTGCTGGCGGCGTACCTGTTCAGCGTCCTCATCACCCTGCTGCGCGCCGGGGAGACGTTCTACGAGGCGGCGGCCATGCTGGTCACCTTCGTCCTGTTTGGCCACTGGATGGAGATGCGGTCCCGGCGCGGTACCTCCGAGGCTCTGCGGGCGCTCTTTAGCCTGGTCCCGCCCAGGGCGCGCGTGGTGCGGGACGGCGCCGTGGCGGAGATCCCTACCAGCGAAATCAAGGTTGGCGATCTTGTGGAGCTGCGTCCGGGGGACCGGGTGCCAGTGGACGGCATTGTCACCGAGGGCGAGACCGCGGTGGACGAGGCCCTGGTCACCGGTGAGTCCATCCCCGTGCCCAAGGGGCCCGGGAATCCCGTGATCGCCGGAACCATCAACCAGTCCGGTTCGGTCCGCTTCAGGGCCACGAAAGTCGGCGACCAGACCGCCCTGGCCCAGATCGTCAGACTGGTGGAGGAAGCTCAGGCGTCCAAGGCGCCCGGGCAGCGGCTGGCTGACCGCTGGGCCCAGTACCTGGTAATCCTGGCCGTGGGTGCCGGCATGGCCACCTTCGGCTTCTGGTACGGGTGGATGCGCGAGCCTGTGCTGCTGGCGCTCACCTTTGCCATCTCCGCCGTGGTCATCGCCTGCCCGGACGCTCTGGGATTGGCCACGCCCACCGCCGTGGCCGTGGGCACCGGACTGGGGGCCAGCCACAACATTCTGATCAAGAACGCCGCCACGCTGGAGCAGGTCTCCCGCATCACCGCCATCGTGCTGGACAAGACGGGGACGCTGACGGAGGGACGGCCGCGCATCACCCAGGTGGTGGGCGCCAACGGGGTTTCCGCGGACGAGGTGGTGCGCCTGTCCGCCGCGGCGGAGGCCCGTTCGGGACACCCCCTCAGCCGGGCCGTGCTGGAGGAAGCCGAGCGGCGGCATATTGAGGTCGATCAAGCCATCACCGACTTCGAGAACCTGGCCGGGCACGGGGTACGCGCCACAGTCGGCGACCGCGAGGTCCTGGTGGGTACGGCCAGGCTGATGCGCCAGCGGAACGTCGATCTCCGCCCGCTGGAGAGCGACCTGCAGAGGCTGCTTGGGGAAGGCCAGACCCTCATGATCGTCGCCGTGGACGGCCGGGCGGTGGGCGTGGTCGCTGCCGCCGATCCCGTACGCCCCACCTCCCGCCGCGCCGTCCTGGAGCTGAAGCGTCTGGGGATCGAGGTCGCCATGATCACCGGCGACAACCTTCCCACCGCGGAGGCGGTGGCCCGCCAGCTGGGGATTGCCCGCGTCTTCGCCGAGGTCCTCCCGGAGCAGAAGGCACAGTACGTTAAGCGGCTGCAGCAGGAGGGCAGGTTCGTGGCCATGGTCGGCGACGGGGTGAACGACGCGCCGGCCCTGGCCCAGGCGGACATCGGCATGGCCATCGGTGCCGGCACCGATGTGGCCATCGAGACGGCGGACGTGGTGCTGATGCGTTCCGACCCGGCCGACGTGTTGCGGGCCATCTTCCTCTCCCGCGCCACCGTGGGCAAGATGCGGCAGAACCTCTTCTGGGCGTCCGCATACAACATCCTGGCCATTCCCGTGGCCGCGGGCCTTCTCTACCCGCGGTTCGGCATCATGCTGCGGCCGGAGTGGGCCGCCCTGCTCATGTCCGCCTCTTCGGTGATCGTGGCCACCAATGCGGTGATGCTGAAGCGGGTGGGGCGCAGGCTTCAGGAGATGTGA
- a CDS encoding ABC transporter permease has product MPDRLSGTSSWSSACWCGRGRPRVVRAQVVSLRSLDYVDAARAVGASAGRILRRQVLPGVLSLSLAQFILAASNAILIEASLSFLGLGDPTAKSWGSILYYAQVRSAFLSGAWLWWVFPPGLLITLAVLGFAFTGFALEEVLNPRLRAMR; this is encoded by the coding sequence ATGCCGGACCGGCTTTCTGGAACATCATCCTGGTCATCGGCCTGCTGGTGTGGGCGCGGCCGGCCCCGGGTGGTGCGGGCGCAGGTGGTGTCGCTGCGCTCGCTGGACTACGTGGACGCGGCGCGGGCGGTGGGCGCCTCCGCCGGCCGCATCCTCCGGCGGCAAGTCCTGCCGGGGGTACTCTCGCTCTCCCTGGCGCAGTTCATCCTGGCGGCCAGCAACGCCATCCTGATTGAAGCCTCGCTCTCCTTCCTGGGCCTGGGAGATCCCACGGCAAAGTCGTGGGGCTCGATCCTGTACTACGCGCAGGTGCGCAGCGCCTTCCTCAGCGGCGCCTGGCTCTGGTGGGTTTTCCCGCCGGGGCTGCTCATCACCCTGGCCGTCCTGGGCTTCGCCTTCACCGGCTTCGCCCTGGAAGAGGTCCTCAATCCCCGCCTGCGAGCCATGCGGTAG